A stretch of the Actinoalloteichus fjordicus genome encodes the following:
- a CDS encoding RluA family pseudouridine synthase gives MRRKLASPLPQRNGLDPARLKLPAEGPWATIRDHLVERLPMVAPARIDAMLAGREIVGLDGPVAPDAPYRPDSFVWFHRDLPDEVPVPFDIRVLHRDDDLVVVDKPHFLATIPRGRHVLETALVRLRRELDLPALSPAHRLDRVTAGLVMFVVRRERRGAYQTMFRDRRVHKEYEAIAPVDPALDLPRTVRSRIVKERGIITAQEVDGPPNSESRVELLEERDGLGRYRLQPRTGRTHQLRLHMSGLGVPILGDDFYPTLVETALDDFRRPLQLLATTLEFTDPISGEPRRFESRASLLAWTSYAEWAGRV, from the coding sequence ATGAGACGGAAGCTCGCCTCGCCGCTGCCGCAGCGCAACGGCCTCGATCCGGCGCGGCTCAAACTGCCCGCCGAGGGTCCCTGGGCGACCATCCGAGACCACCTCGTGGAGCGGCTGCCGATGGTCGCCCCCGCCCGGATCGACGCGATGCTGGCGGGACGGGAGATCGTCGGGCTCGACGGCCCGGTGGCCCCCGACGCTCCGTATCGGCCCGACTCCTTCGTCTGGTTCCACCGCGACCTGCCCGACGAGGTGCCGGTGCCCTTCGATATCCGGGTCCTGCACCGGGATGACGACCTCGTGGTGGTGGACAAGCCGCACTTCCTGGCGACGATCCCCCGGGGCAGACACGTCCTGGAGACCGCACTCGTGCGGCTGCGCCGAGAGCTGGACCTGCCCGCGCTCAGCCCCGCCCACCGCTTGGACCGGGTGACCGCGGGCCTGGTCATGTTCGTCGTCCGCCGCGAGCGGCGCGGGGCATATCAGACGATGTTCCGGGATCGGCGCGTGCACAAGGAATACGAGGCGATCGCCCCCGTCGATCCCGCCCTCGACCTGCCCCGGACGGTCCGCAGTCGCATCGTCAAAGAGCGGGGGATCATCACCGCGCAGGAGGTCGACGGCCCGCCCAACAGTGAGAGCCGCGTCGAGCTGCTCGAGGAGCGTGACGGACTGGGCCGATACCGGCTGCAACCCCGCACGGGGCGCACGCATCAGCTCCGCCTGCATATGAGCGGGCTGGGCGTGCCGATCCTGGGCGACGACTTCTACCCGACCCTCGTCGAGACCGCGCTGGACGACTTCCGCCGTCCGCTGCAACTGCTGGCCACGACACTGGAGTTCACCGACCCGATCAGCGGCGAGCCCCGGCGGTTCGAGAGTCGGGCGAGCCTGCTGGCCTGGACGTCCTACGCCGAGTGGGCCGGTCGGGTCTGA
- a CDS encoding phosphoribosyltransferase produces the protein MATAPEVFLDRPAAGRLLAARLRGRAWHDPVVLGLARGGVPVAAQVAWELGASLDVAVSRKIGVPGQPEFGVGAVTADGPPYYAEQTLTMLGLDVRDLSRACAEEREEARRRVLRYQGDRPPTPTRGRDVLVIDDGLATGVTATAALRALRRTEPRLLVFAAPACAPDAAQALAAEADEVVCLSLPSSFVAVGQWYQDFDQTSDDEVLALLTAEPDGPASM, from the coding sequence ATGGCTACCGCGCCCGAAGTCTTCCTTGACCGACCGGCGGCGGGTCGGCTGCTCGCCGCCCGCCTGCGGGGACGTGCCTGGCACGACCCCGTGGTGCTGGGCCTCGCCCGGGGCGGGGTGCCGGTGGCCGCTCAGGTCGCCTGGGAACTGGGCGCCTCGCTGGACGTGGCGGTGTCCCGGAAGATCGGCGTCCCCGGCCAGCCGGAGTTCGGCGTCGGGGCGGTCACCGCGGACGGTCCGCCCTACTACGCCGAGCAGACGCTGACCATGCTCGGGCTCGACGTGCGCGACCTCAGCCGGGCGTGCGCCGAGGAACGTGAGGAGGCCCGGCGACGGGTCCTCCGGTATCAGGGCGACCGGCCGCCGACACCGACCCGAGGACGCGACGTCCTGGTGATCGACGACGGCCTGGCCACCGGGGTCACCGCCACGGCGGCCCTGCGGGCCCTGCGACGCACCGAGCCGCGCCTGTTGGTCTTCGCCGCGCCTGCCTGCGCGCCGGACGCGGCGCAGGCCCTCGCTGCCGAGGCGGACGAGGTGGTGTGTCTCTCGCTGCCGTCGTCTTTCGTCGCGGTGGGCCAGTGGTACCAGGACTTCGACCAGACCTCCGACGACGAGGTCCTCGCCCTGCTGACCGCCGAGCCGGACGGGCCCGCCTCGATGTAG
- a CDS encoding alpha/beta fold hydrolase: MGTVTSHDGTAIAVDRSGEGPAVILVGGAFNTRASAAPLAEVLSARFTVFAYDRRGRGNSGDTAPYAVAREVEDLDAVIQAAGGSALVYGHSSGAALALDAAATGLSISRLALYEPPFIVTDGPREGSTEYTTRLGELVSTGRRGEAVALFLTSTGMSAEAIARLRATPNWAGLEELAHTLLYDNAVMGDGSLPTDSAAAVTISTLVLAGGKSPAGMQETSRALADAVPSGRQRILDGQDHDVAPAALAPVLTEFFTG; the protein is encoded by the coding sequence ATGGGCACAGTGACATCGCACGACGGCACCGCAATCGCCGTCGACCGCTCGGGGGAGGGGCCTGCGGTGATCCTGGTCGGCGGCGCCTTCAACACCCGAGCCTCGGCGGCGCCGCTCGCCGAGGTGCTGTCGGCGCGCTTCACCGTGTTCGCCTACGACCGACGCGGCCGGGGGAACAGCGGCGACACCGCGCCCTACGCCGTGGCACGAGAGGTCGAGGACCTCGACGCCGTCATCCAGGCGGCAGGCGGCTCGGCTCTCGTCTACGGCCACTCCTCCGGGGCGGCGCTCGCGCTCGATGCCGCCGCGACCGGGCTGTCGATCAGCAGACTGGCGCTTTACGAACCGCCGTTCATCGTCACCGACGGGCCCCGCGAGGGCTCGACCGAGTACACGACCCGACTCGGCGAACTGGTGTCCACCGGGCGGCGTGGCGAGGCCGTCGCGTTGTTCCTCACCTCCACCGGGATGTCCGCCGAGGCCATCGCCCGGCTGCGCGCGACGCCGAACTGGGCCGGTCTCGAAGAACTCGCGCACACGCTCCTCTACGACAACGCCGTGATGGGCGACGGATCGCTGCCCACCGATTCCGCCGCCGCCGTGACCATTTCCACGCTGGTCCTGGCAGGCGGAAAGAGCCCCGCAGGCATGCAGGAGACCTCGCGGGCACTCGCCGACGCCGTGCCCAGCGGCCGACAGCGCATCCTGGACGGCCAGGACCACGACGTGGCCCCGGCCGCGCTGGCGCCGGTGCTGACGGAGTTCTTCACCGGCTGA
- a CDS encoding methyltransferase domain-containing protein, with protein sequence MTDWRAQLTVPRAPFIPQVVWVDDPATGDFRAVSRNDDEPRWQALVDVDEPIVTQVDDGATAPGDAGRQPSSSCSQPSLVAAMLTTLDVHAGHRVLEIGAGTGWNAALLSARTGAAGHVVSVEVDPAVAEGARRALAEIGATPSVVTGDGTRGYAPDAPYDRVVCTASVRAIPRAWLEQTRPGGVILAPWGTDYGSDALTRLVVDEAGGASGRCGRGLSFMRIRQQRRDFLEPSRSAMATAATSQTTRRGRELFEMVAFAEAAFTIGLRVPSCYLTVEDLDADHRRIELHDVRSASWARVGLVRGADPWTVHQLGPRRLWDEVDAAYAWWCAAGRPTPDRYGLTVTPAGDHEVWIDIPEDARRWALPAERPGPGR encoded by the coding sequence GTGACCGACTGGCGTGCACAGCTGACCGTGCCGCGTGCCCCGTTCATCCCGCAGGTGGTGTGGGTCGACGACCCGGCGACAGGCGACTTCCGTGCGGTGTCGAGGAACGACGACGAACCGCGTTGGCAGGCGCTGGTCGACGTCGACGAGCCGATCGTCACCCAGGTCGACGACGGCGCGACGGCGCCGGGAGACGCCGGGCGGCAGCCGTCCAGCTCGTGCAGTCAGCCGTCGTTGGTCGCGGCCATGCTCACCACGCTGGACGTGCACGCCGGGCATCGCGTGCTGGAGATCGGGGCGGGCACCGGCTGGAATGCCGCCCTGTTGTCCGCGCGGACAGGCGCGGCCGGGCACGTCGTGTCGGTGGAGGTGGACCCGGCCGTCGCCGAGGGCGCCCGCCGGGCGCTGGCCGAGATCGGCGCCACGCCGTCGGTGGTGACCGGTGACGGCACCAGGGGTTACGCGCCCGACGCGCCCTATGACCGGGTCGTCTGCACCGCGTCGGTACGCGCGATCCCGCGAGCCTGGCTCGAGCAGACCCGGCCCGGCGGCGTGATCCTCGCGCCGTGGGGCACCGACTACGGCTCGGACGCCCTCACCCGCCTGGTGGTCGACGAGGCGGGCGGGGCGTCCGGTCGGTGCGGGCGAGGCCTGTCCTTCATGCGGATACGACAGCAGCGCCGGGACTTCCTCGAACCGAGCCGATCGGCGATGGCGACGGCTGCAACGTCGCAGACCACGCGCCGCGGCCGGGAGTTGTTCGAGATGGTCGCCTTCGCCGAGGCCGCCTTCACGATCGGGCTGCGAGTGCCGTCCTGCTACCTCACGGTGGAGGATCTCGACGCCGACCACCGCCGGATCGAGCTGCACGACGTGCGGTCCGCGTCCTGGGCCCGGGTCGGACTCGTGCGAGGTGCGGACCCGTGGACGGTGCACCAGCTCGGGCCGCGTCGGCTGTGGGACGAGGTCGACGCCGCGTATGCGTGGTGGTGTGCGGCGGGCCGCCCGACGCCGGACCGCTACGGGCTGACCGTCACCCCCGCAGGCGACCACGAGGTGTGGATCGACATCCCGGAGGACGCCCGACGATGGGCGCTGCCCGCAGAGCGTCCGGGGCCCGGACGCTGA
- a CDS encoding NmrA family NAD(P)-binding protein: MPIDSAPVLVTGATGRQGGATARALLAADVPVRALVRDPSTDRAKAVEALGVELVTGDLHDRDSVVRAAEGTRAVFSVQLPEMSDAGIDFDGEVRQAVNLIEGARAAGVPQFVHTSVSGAGQHTEIEGWAEGRWAAVEPYYTAKTAIQDRVREAGFTHFTILKPAFFTDNLLPAMAFLFPRGVEGGLVSILKPTTMISLVAVDDIGRAAAAAIADPDRFHGVELELASDYMSMTDIAEVLSRALGVELTAPDMTMAEATAAGMPGMGAAHELVNVAGQPARPEFARALDIPLTSFEDWAQEHLRAAD, from the coding sequence ATGCCCATCGATTCAGCCCCCGTCCTGGTCACCGGCGCCACCGGCAGGCAGGGCGGCGCCACCGCCCGCGCCCTGCTCGCGGCGGACGTTCCCGTCCGGGCACTGGTCCGCGACCCCTCGACCGACCGCGCGAAGGCGGTCGAGGCGCTCGGTGTCGAGCTGGTGACCGGTGACCTCCACGACCGGGACTCCGTGGTCCGCGCCGCCGAGGGCACCCGCGCCGTCTTCTCGGTGCAGCTGCCCGAGATGTCCGACGCCGGGATCGACTTCGACGGCGAGGTGCGTCAGGCCGTCAACCTCATCGAGGGCGCCAGGGCTGCCGGCGTGCCGCAGTTCGTGCACACCTCGGTCTCCGGGGCCGGGCAGCACACCGAGATCGAAGGCTGGGCCGAAGGCCGCTGGGCGGCGGTGGAGCCCTATTACACCGCCAAGACCGCGATTCAGGACCGAGTGCGGGAGGCGGGCTTCACCCACTTCACGATCCTCAAGCCCGCCTTCTTCACGGACAACCTCCTGCCCGCCATGGCATTCCTGTTCCCGCGCGGCGTCGAGGGCGGCCTGGTCAGCATTCTCAAGCCCACGACCATGATCTCGCTGGTCGCGGTCGACGACATCGGCCGGGCGGCCGCGGCGGCGATCGCCGATCCGGATCGGTTCCACGGCGTCGAACTGGAACTGGCCAGCGACTACATGTCGATGACCGACATCGCCGAAGTCCTCTCGCGTGCGCTGGGCGTCGAGTTGACCGCGCCGGACATGACCATGGCGGAGGCCACGGCCGCCGGGATGCCGGGGATGGGTGCCGCACACGAGCTCGTCAACGTCGCGGGTCAGCCCGCCCGCCCCGAGTTCGCGCGGGCCCTCGACATCCCGCTGACCAGCTTCGAGGACTGGGCGCAGGAACACCTGCGGGCGGCGGACTGA
- a CDS encoding TetR/AcrR family transcriptional regulator yields the protein MPAQRADARRNYARLLVIAEEEVAAHGAEASLEQIARTAGVGSATVRRHFPGRRALLEAVFRNRVEALCTLARDLVDDHDARTALLTWLSAVTAYASSARGMAVALSPDPTAGSDPTPESACWAVAEAGEPLLRRAVQDGAVAPGVAMVDLIALITGIALTTEHHSDPAAEADRLLRLTVAGISPQQ from the coding sequence ATGCCTGCCCAGCGTGCGGACGCCCGGCGCAACTACGCGCGCCTGCTCGTCATCGCCGAAGAGGAGGTCGCCGCGCACGGTGCCGAGGCGTCCCTGGAACAGATCGCCCGCACGGCCGGCGTCGGCTCGGCCACCGTGCGTCGGCACTTCCCCGGACGGCGCGCACTGCTGGAGGCGGTGTTCCGCAACCGGGTCGAGGCCCTGTGCACCCTGGCCCGCGACCTGGTCGACGACCACGATGCCCGGACCGCCCTGCTGACGTGGCTGAGCGCCGTCACCGCCTATGCCTCCTCCGCGCGCGGGATGGCCGTCGCACTGAGCCCCGACCCGACGGCAGGCTCCGACCCGACACCCGAGAGCGCCTGCTGGGCGGTGGCCGAGGCGGGCGAGCCGCTGCTGCGTCGCGCCGTGCAGGACGGCGCGGTGGCACCGGGCGTGGCCATGGTCGACCTGATCGCGCTGATCACCGGCATCGCGTTGACCACCGAACATCACTCGGACCCCGCCGCCGAGGCGGACCGGCTGCTGCGGCTGACAGTGGCGGGGATCAGTCCGCAGCAGTGA
- a CDS encoding helix-turn-helix domain-containing protein, protein MSRMTRTPRARAVGYALRTVREKNGLSAREVGRRIGIHPTLVGRIEGATKVLSLQDISALLGAIEASPEQRKHVLRLAQDLGRPNWHGSASHVPAQIQTLVMYEQEAETITAVSLALVPGLLQTREYAQAIIVGDRPGDGDRLMTRMGRQELLRREDPTQMTAILDESVLTRAVGGPAVMAGQLRHLLRLVESGIVDVKVLPFTAGAHDALSGPFDLLEFADAPPIVYVESLGRGEFIDEPEEVGEFIEARSNVLEIAMSTADTAALIASHAHRHAESEQTHDATPDRLA, encoded by the coding sequence ATGAGCCGCATGACTAGAACGCCGAGGGCCCGAGCTGTCGGCTACGCCTTGCGCACAGTCCGCGAGAAGAACGGCCTGTCAGCACGGGAGGTCGGGCGCCGGATCGGCATCCACCCGACGCTCGTGGGGCGCATCGAGGGCGCGACGAAAGTGCTCTCACTTCAAGACATCTCGGCACTGCTCGGGGCGATCGAAGCTTCACCCGAACAGAGGAAGCATGTACTCCGCCTCGCACAGGACCTCGGGCGTCCGAACTGGCACGGGTCGGCTTCACATGTACCAGCGCAGATCCAAACCCTGGTCATGTACGAGCAAGAAGCTGAAACGATCACGGCGGTGTCGCTAGCCCTCGTCCCTGGGCTGTTGCAGACGAGGGAATACGCGCAAGCGATCATCGTCGGTGACCGACCGGGCGACGGTGATCGACTGATGACACGCATGGGACGACAGGAACTCCTTCGCCGTGAGGACCCGACCCAGATGACAGCGATTCTCGATGAGTCGGTACTGACGAGGGCCGTCGGCGGCCCGGCCGTGATGGCCGGGCAACTACGCCACCTGCTACGCCTCGTAGAGTCAGGGATCGTGGATGTGAAGGTCCTGCCGTTCACCGCAGGCGCTCACGATGCGCTCTCCGGGCCGTTCGATCTGCTCGAGTTCGCCGACGCACCACCGATCGTTTACGTAGAAAGCCTGGGCCGAGGTGAGTTCATCGACGAGCCCGAAGAAGTCGGAGAGTTCATCGAAGCGCGAAGTAACGTACTTGAGATCGCAATGAGCACGGCCGACACGGCGGCCCTCATCGCATCCCATGCACACCGTCACGCAGAGAGCGAGCAAACGCATGACGCTACACCTGACAGGCTGGCATAA
- a CDS encoding DUF397 domain-containing protein, which yields MTLHLTGWHKASYSGKNGGCIEVGTAPGIVGIRDTKNRNGGTLIVDSATFSTFLTQVKADQLR from the coding sequence ATGACGCTACACCTGACAGGCTGGCATAAGGCCAGCTACAGCGGGAAGAACGGAGGCTGCATCGAGGTCGGCACAGCCCCCGGCATCGTCGGCATCCGCGACACCAAAAACCGCAACGGCGGAACCCTCATCGTCGACAGCGCCACCTTCAGCACCTTCCTGACACAGGTGAAGGCCGACCAACTTCGCTGA
- a CDS encoding DUF397 domain-containing protein — MTAVDHWRKSSRSAAQTDCVEVADAPGIVGIRDTKNRTGGTLVVDRTAFNTFLAQLKADRLR, encoded by the coding sequence ATGACCGCAGTAGACCACTGGCGGAAATCCTCACGTTCCGCAGCTCAGACCGACTGTGTCGAGGTTGCGGATGCGCCGGGCATCGTCGGCATTCGCGACACCAAGAACCGAACCGGCGGCACACTCGTCGTAGACCGAACGGCCTTCAACACGTTCCTGGCACAGCTGAAGGCCGACCGGCTCCGCTGA
- a CDS encoding DUF397 domain-containing protein, protein MAVLQYWRKSSRSATETNCVEIGTAPDIVGIRDTKNRDGGTLRVTPADFAAFLTRIKTERLH, encoded by the coding sequence ATGGCTGTCTTGCAGTACTGGCGCAAGTCGTCACGATCCGCGACCGAAACGAACTGCGTCGAGATCGGCACCGCTCCCGACATCGTCGGCATCCGCGACACCAAGAACCGCGACGGCGGGACGCTGCGCGTCACCCCGGCCGACTTCGCCGCCTTCCTGACAAGGATCAAGACCGAGCGACTCCACTGA
- a CDS encoding DUF4041 domain-containing protein codes for MIFWEASMFGGRKRQEELEAAQRENLYLRGELQRLGALGPIGLRKEIAALTQRHHAEQTRYHHETSAMNTAIGQLKNQLTALRAEVVETDDARLMQEVGVYQYRHVLSDAEAYKAEIERLKAAMKDMTRSKSAVNASSSFHYNNSLAQGRKFVGDLSKLMLRAYNAEAENCVRVLKAGNLASAVKRLETAVRTIEKLGIMAAIRVNPTYHAMRVRELELTADYLAKKQQEKEEERDRRAALREEQRALQEYRREQERLLKEQGHYRNAVAALRAKGDADGAAELEHKLAEIEAALGGIEERQANIRAGYVYVISNIGSFGPDVVKIGMTRRLEPMDRVRELGDASVPFRFDVHALFFSHDAVNIERQLHTALEARRLNLVNRRREYFRCTPAEVKILLHDLAGNLLDYRDEPEAFEYRQSLGEAPALVT; via the coding sequence GTGATCTTCTGGGAGGCGTCGATGTTCGGTGGACGGAAGCGGCAGGAAGAGCTCGAAGCGGCGCAACGCGAGAACCTGTACCTGCGCGGCGAGCTCCAGCGGCTGGGCGCGCTCGGGCCGATCGGCCTCCGGAAGGAGATCGCCGCCCTGACCCAGCGACACCACGCCGAGCAGACCCGCTACCACCACGAGACCTCGGCGATGAACACCGCGATCGGCCAGCTGAAGAATCAGCTCACGGCCCTGCGGGCCGAGGTGGTCGAAACCGATGATGCTCGACTGATGCAAGAGGTGGGGGTTTATCAGTACCGGCACGTGCTTTCGGACGCCGAGGCGTATAAGGCCGAGATCGAACGACTGAAAGCCGCCATGAAAGACATGACCCGATCGAAGTCCGCCGTCAACGCATCGAGCAGCTTCCACTACAATAATTCGCTCGCCCAAGGACGCAAGTTCGTTGGAGACCTGTCGAAACTCATGCTTCGCGCCTATAATGCGGAAGCCGAGAACTGTGTCCGCGTGTTGAAGGCGGGCAACCTCGCGTCGGCCGTCAAGCGCTTAGAGACCGCTGTCCGGACGATCGAGAAGCTCGGAATCATGGCGGCAATCCGAGTCAATCCCACTTACCATGCGATGCGGGTTCGAGAACTCGAACTCACCGCCGATTACCTGGCGAAGAAGCAGCAGGAGAAGGAAGAAGAACGGGACCGGCGGGCCGCTCTCCGGGAAGAACAGAGGGCGTTGCAAGAATACCGCCGCGAGCAGGAACGGCTACTCAAGGAGCAGGGACACTACCGCAACGCCGTCGCAGCTCTGCGGGCGAAGGGAGATGCGGACGGCGCGGCCGAACTCGAACACAAGCTCGCCGAGATCGAAGCTGCACTCGGTGGCATCGAGGAACGACAGGCCAACATCCGCGCAGGCTACGTCTACGTGATCAGCAACATCGGCTCGTTCGGTCCTGATGTCGTCAAGATCGGGATGACCCGCCGTCTTGAGCCGATGGACCGGGTGCGCGAACTCGGCGACGCGTCGGTGCCCTTCCGGTTCGATGTGCACGCACTGTTCTTCTCGCACGACGCGGTGAACATCGAGCGTCAGCTGCACACCGCATTGGAAGCTCGCAGGCTGAACCTGGTCAACCGGCGGCGGGAGTACTTCAGGTGTACCCCGGCGGAGGTCAAGATCCTGCTGCACGATCTCGCCGGGAACCTCCTCGACTACCGGGACGAACCCGAGGCGTTCGAATACCGCCAGAGCCTGGGCGAGGCTCCTGCGCTTGTTACCTGA
- a CDS encoding ankyrin repeat domain-containing protein: protein MTDTVDSPAPDSLRARIGSAAALGKADELADLLRDPGAAAVLADTSGTVPLYSAAVNGHTDAVRLLLAAGAVPDVESHGGPDEGTPLCAAASWGHLDVVRLLLEHGADANLSEATHPEADVDAAGMTPLEWAVLGGHDEVVAALVEAGAMVPDFMTPES, encoded by the coding sequence GTGACGGACACAGTGGACTCGCCCGCCCCGGACTCCCTGCGCGCACGGATCGGTTCCGCAGCGGCGCTCGGCAAGGCGGACGAGCTGGCCGACCTGCTGCGCGATCCCGGTGCGGCGGCCGTGCTGGCCGACACCTCGGGCACCGTCCCGCTGTACTCCGCCGCCGTCAACGGTCACACGGACGCGGTGCGTCTGCTGCTGGCGGCGGGCGCCGTCCCCGACGTCGAGAGCCACGGCGGTCCCGACGAGGGCACCCCCCTCTGCGCCGCCGCCTCCTGGGGACATCTCGACGTGGTGCGGCTGCTGCTGGAACACGGCGCCGACGCCAACCTCAGCGAGGCCACCCACCCGGAGGCCGACGTCGATGCGGCGGGCATGACCCCGCTGGAGTGGGCCGTGCTCGGCGGCCATGACGAGGTCGTCGCCGCGCTGGTCGAGGCGGGCGCGATGGTGCCCGACTTCATGACACCCGAGTCGTAG